TACTCTTTTCAGGAACCAGCCTTTTTGCGCAACATGCTGTTTTGAAAGCAGGAGCAGGAGTTGGTTATGAATATATGCTTTCATCCAAATGGAATAAGGCCATTGATGAATTTAATAACCAACCTGATAATGCTTTGTTTTTACCCAACTTGGAGCATGGCTTCCGTTTTGGGGCAGCTGCAGACTTTCTGGTGTATGATGGTATTACGGTAGGTGCTTCCTTTACAGTTTCGAAATTCAAGACATCGTCATCGGGTGCTGAGGGACAATCTGCAGTTGATATGAAAGTCAGGTTCAATAATATCTCATTGGATGGAGATGTTTACCTATTCAAGTTTTTTGAAAACAGATTGTTGCCTAAGGTGAAAGAAAGCTTTTTTGTGAGGGTTTCGCCGACATTCTATATGATGAAAGCCAATGTAAATGGCTTGGAGTTACCCGCTAATGATCCGAACAATCCGACAGCACCTCCTGTAACTTCATTTACATCAAGCAGCAATGGTTTTGGGCTTGGACTCGGAGCAGGTTATCAGGTGTATGTAACAGACCGACTTTTGTTGACGCCACTTGTCAAGATGGATTTTGCCATTGGAAACCAGATTGAAGGACTTTCAGCAGCACTAAATACAACATCAAACTACGACAAGTCAGGTACGATTCGTCCATCGTTTGAAGTGAAACTTTCATATGCCATCTTACAAAGGTTACCTATTTGCCCTATTAAGAGCTGTAAGGTACAGCAAGAACACAGGCATGGTATGTTTGGTGAAAAAGCATTGAGAGGAAATCCATACACCTTGAGACAGAACCAAAAGTATGGAGATATTCATAGAGGAGATGCAAAGCATACACAAAAGACAAAACCTTACTCTACTGAAAAAGATGTCAAGAAACGTGTGAATAAGAGAAAGAAAAGAAAGCGTAGACTTATCATCATTGGTGGAGAATAAAAACCATAATAAAGGGAAGCAGCTCGGTGACTAAACAGTGGCCGAGCTTTTTTATTTATTTGCCTACATATTTTCCTTTGAATATTCTGTCCATCACTTCTTGCTTGAGACTACGGCTCATCGTGATGGCAGTATCGCCAACCATTAGCATATTCCCCTCTACAGCATCGACATGTTTTATGTTGACTATAAAAGATTTCTGAACACGGAGGAATTTTTTTTCAGGCAGTCTTTTTTCAATTTCCTTGAGCGTATAGAGCGTTTGGTGTTCCCCATCAGTTGTGATAATGCGTATGTAGTTGTTTTGAGCTTCTACATATTGAATATCGGTAAGCTTGATCTTGCGGTATTGAAAATCTTCCTTGATGAAAATGTAATCTTCGTTGTCAACAGGTGGGGAAACTTCTTTGTGCAAAAGCTCAAACTGTTCATAGGCTTTGTTGACAGCTTTCAGAAAGCGTTCGAAAGGAATGGGTTTGACAAGGTAATCCAAGACGTTGAGTTCGTACCCTTCCAGGGCATATTGAGGGTAGGCAGTAGTGATGATGACCATAGGTGGGTTAGCCTGCATTTTCAGAAAATCCAGCCCTGAGATACGAGGCATATTTATATCCAGAAAGATCAGGTCAACTTTATGTTCCAGTAGGACCTGTTGAGCTTGTATGGCACTTTCGCAGGTACATACTGTATTCAGAAATGGAACATCTGTTACATATTCGGCTATACCTTCTCTAGCCAGCTCTTCATCGTCAATAATCAGGCACTGAATTTTTCTCATAACCAGTATCTCTAGTGTAGCAGAAATTTATTCCTGTATGGAAAGTTTAAGTTTAACGGTATAGCACTCTGTAACATCTTTAACATCCAGCTGGTATTGCTCAGGGTAAAGTAACTCGAGGCGTCTTTTGACATTCTTGATGCCAATACCTTTGTATTTTTTTTCCACGTCAGGAGCTTCAAAGTTTTTGGTCTCCTTTGAATTGGAAATATGGAAAACGAGGTCATTGCTTTCCCGTCTCAGGTCAATATCTACGTAATTCCGCTTATTAGGAAAGTGGGAGACATATTTGAACGCATTTTCTACAAATGGCAGGAGCATTAATGGAGCTACCTGAAAGTTATTGAGGTTACTGTCAAAATTGGCATTGATGTCTATCAGCTTGCTTTTCCGCATACGCTGTATGCCTATATAGTTTTTGAGATAGTCCACTTCCTGTTCAATATTGATATACTTCCCATTACATTCATAGAGTTGATACCTGAGCATCTCAGATAGCGTAAGTAGCGTTTCTTTGGCTCTTTGAGAGTCTTTTCCAATTAGCAGAAAAATGGTGTTGATGGTATTGAAAAGAAAGTGAGGACTGAATTGGGCTCGTAAAAACTGAACCTCAGCAAAGTGTTGTTTCTCTTTTATTTCTAAGCGTAATTTTTCTTCCTGAATCCGTCGTAATACGCTGTTGATAGCAAACACCAAAGTAGAGTAGAAGATAATCAGTAAAGAGTTGTTGAGCCATGTCCAGTTGATTGCCCTTTCCCATTCTTTCAATACATAGTATTTGATCATATAGTGGTACTCTATCTGAGAGACCACCCAACCCAAAGAGACAGCACAAAGCAGGAAAAAGAGAATGAAAAGTTTGTAGCGTTTTCTATAAAGTAGGTTTGGAACAAGAAAACCAATATTGATAAAGACCGCAATAGTGTAAACTACCATCATCAGCAGAATCGTACCTGCATAGTAAAAGAAGCTACCGAGGTAATGTACCTCGTAGAAGGTATTCTGGTAAAGGTAAAAGCCATATACAGCTAGCCAAAGCAGTATGTACCAGAATATGTCTTTTCTTAGGAACTGTTTTATGGGGATGAAAGTCATATACTTTACGGCTTATTTATAGAATAACAAAACAGGAATCAGATTCAGTGCATTTCACTTTATTGAAGATATCAAACAGATTTGAGAAGGACAGGCGAAAAGGGTGAGAAGCATAAAGGGCAGGGTGTAAAGCAAAAAGCAAGACTTATGGTTGCCGTTCACCATTGTACCGGTGCATTTTACCCTCACTATTTTTGTTTTGGTGAAAAAGGAGAGAATTTAAATTTAAGCAGACTCCGTTTTGCGCTACAACTTTGAAACTCCAGTCAGGTATGTTTAGGTTAATGATATTCATAATGATGCTGTTATTGTTCTCTTGTAATGATGGTCCTAATTTGGTCCTTCAGGAATTGAAGAAAGAGAATGGTAGCCAGAAATCCCAGACGATTGCTTACAGGCTGGAAGGAGATACGGTTGTTTTTTATTTCGATGTAACTGAGTATAATTTTTACCATAAGACTTTTGATGGGAAGCATTGTTTTCATGATTTCTGGGGAGACTATATGGACTTGCAACACTTGGTTTATGGTAAGTTTATTTTTGATAAGGATGAGGTAGATATTGAAACAGTACATTTGCTTGGAGACTTCAACTTCTGGACTGAGCCGGGCTGGAAAATGGATAAGGTCAGAGATGGTTACTATCAGCTTAAAGTCCACAAAAAGGATTTGAATAATAAGTATGGTGCTGAATTCACATTTCTGATCAATAATACTTTTGTTGTTTTCTCTGATATAGCTGAAAATGCCATCCATGCCCTACCTTTCTCTGTCTTGGTTTTGGAGCTGCCCAATGTGGTAGACCGACCTGAGTTGGGTTATAAGCTTTCGGATAGTACTGTCACGTTTTATTTTGATAAAGAT
This portion of the Limibacter armeniacum genome encodes:
- a CDS encoding sensor histidine kinase → MTFIPIKQFLRKDIFWYILLWLAVYGFYLYQNTFYEVHYLGSFFYYAGTILLMMVVYTIAVFINIGFLVPNLLYRKRYKLFILFFLLCAVSLGWVVSQIEYHYMIKYYVLKEWERAINWTWLNNSLLIIFYSTLVFAINSVLRRIQEEKLRLEIKEKQHFAEVQFLRAQFSPHFLFNTINTIFLLIGKDSQRAKETLLTLSEMLRYQLYECNGKYINIEQEVDYLKNYIGIQRMRKSKLIDINANFDSNLNNFQVAPLMLLPFVENAFKYVSHFPNKRNYVDIDLRRESNDLVFHISNSKETKNFEAPDVEKKYKGIGIKNVKRRLELLYPEQYQLDVKDVTECYTVKLKLSIQE
- a CDS encoding LytR/AlgR family response regulator transcription factor codes for the protein MRKIQCLIIDDEELAREGIAEYVTDVPFLNTVCTCESAIQAQQVLLEHKVDLIFLDINMPRISGLDFLKMQANPPMVIITTAYPQYALEGYELNVLDYLVKPIPFERFLKAVNKAYEQFELLHKEVSPPVDNEDYIFIKEDFQYRKIKLTDIQYVEAQNNYIRIITTDGEHQTLYTLKEIEKRLPEKKFLRVQKSFIVNIKHVDAVEGNMLMVGDTAITMSRSLKQEVMDRIFKGKYVGK